The Legionella spiritensis DNA segment CGCGACAAGGATCATATCCTGGCGGTTATCAAAGCCTCGGCGGTCAATAACGATGGCAAGTCTGCCGGTTTGACGGTGCCTAACGGTAAAAGCCAGGAAGCGGTCATGCGATCAGCGCTTCTGCAAAGCGGGTTATCCGCTCATGACATCAGTTATATCGAGGCGCACGGCACAGGAACGCCGCTTGGCGATCCCATTGAGGTGCACGCCATTAACAACGTCTATGGTTGTGAACGCGGTCAGGATAATCCCTTGTATCTGGGGGCGGTAAAAACCAACATCGGCCATCTTGAAAGCGCTTCCGGAATTGCGAGTCTTGTTAAAACCGTCCTTGGGTTACAGCAAAAGAAGATTTACAAAAACCTGCATTTTCATCAATTGAACCCCAATATAAAACCTGGCGATACACAGTTCGCATTACAAACCATAACCTGGGAGAGAGGAGGGGCACTCCGTTGTGCCGGTGTCAACGCCTTTGGTTTTAGCGGCACGAACGCGCACGTTATCCTTCAGGAATTTCCGGATGAGACGGTTGTCAAAACAAGGGCGCCGGTTCACCCGTATGTCCTTGTTCTTTCCGCCAAATCGCGGGCTTCTCTGGATGATTTATCCCGACGCTATCAACAGTATCTGGAAACCACCGGGGATGATTTTGGTGAGATCTGTTTTACCGCGGCACTTTGCCGAGAGCATTACCCCTATCGCCTGGCTGTTGCCGCGAAAACGGCTGCCGAAGCCAGCCGCCTGATGGGCAAAGGGGCGTTTGCCTTGTCCTCGCATGGCAATGATCAGCCGCTTGATTTGCCGGAACACGGTGAACTCCCGGATTTGACGGCAAGGTATTTACAAGGCGAACAAGTGGACTGGTCGTCGTATTATAAAAGCCTTGGCCATGCGTTTGAAAAAGTAGTCCTGCCCAATTACCCTTTTCACAGGGTTGAGTTCTGGCCGGATAAAAAAAGCGACAGCACAACGCCTGCCGACATCGTACATCCTCTGCTGGGGCAGATGTTTTCCCTGCCGGGCAATGAGTACCTGTTTAACCAGAAGCTGGATTTACAACATTTAAGTTATGTCAAACACCATCGTGTGTTTGACAAAATCGTTTTTCCGGCGACAGCCTATATTGAAGCCGGTTTGGCGGCCGCTAAAGCTATTTTCAAGCGTCACGTTTTCTGTCTTGAAAAATTTAATATTGCACAGCCATTATATCCCAGACAGGATCAGGATTTTCAGTTACAGGTAAAAGTCCGGGATGAGGAGCGATACCAGATCCGCATTTTTGCCGGACAGGATGGTCAGTGGCAGGCGTATGCCGATATGGAAATACATAAGACCGTCTCCCTGGCACCGGAATCAGTTGATTTGGATGCGTTGAAATCTTCATTTGAGCAGAAAGTGGATTTATCACAAATTTATGAGCATTTTGACCAGCGATCCCTGCTGTACGGTAACGAGTTCCAGGTTCTTAAGGAAGGATATGTGCAGACAGACCGTATCCTCACGAAAGTGTCCTTGACCAAGGCAAGCCACAAAACCGGTTATTTTTATCATCCCGTTCTGCTTGACGGAGCCATGCAAAGTATTTTGCTGCTGGGAATAAACGGTGTTGAGAATACGACGTATGTCCCCTATGCGTTTACCCGCCTGACGGTTTTTCAGGAAGCGCCGGGAATGGTTTGGGCCTACGTCATCAAACGTAATACCGGGTATGAGAATGAACTTTGTTGCGACATAAAATTGTATGACAGTTCAGGGTTTTTAATCGGCTGGCTTGAAGGGTTGATCTTAAGAAAGGTGACGCCGAATCATTTTATTTCGTACGAATTTCTCCTGCAGCATCTCTATCAGATCACCTGGAGTCCGCTTAAAACCAATATCACCGCCCAACCCCGATTGCCCGGGTTTTTGGTGGTATCCTCCGATGAGGCCAGGGCGAAAAAAATACTGGGCAATCTCGATTATCAGTTTGTGGCAAGTCCTCGGAACATGGAGGCGCTAGCCAATGAACATATACTGTTTCTGTATGAACAGGGGCAGTTCCAGGATCTTTTTCAATGCTGTCAGGCTTTGTTTAAATCGCGTCCCGCAAGTTTTACCCTGGTGACTGAAAACGCTTACGCCATTCATCCTGATAACGAGGTGAATCCTTACCATACCATGGCCGGCGCTTTCTGGAGGAGTTTTAGAAACGAACTTGATCTCGGGCATAATTATGCCATTGATTTGGGGGAAGGCGGTACCCTGCCGGATCCCCTGAACTATCTCTTTAATGGCCCTGGTGAGGAAACGCAGTTGGCCGTCAGAGACGCCCTGTATCTGCCCCGATTGCGAAAAAAGCAACCACTTGGCCGAACCATGCCGCAAGCGCCGCTTTTTGACGCCCGGGCCAGTTATCTTATCGTGGGTGGAACAGGCGGATTGGCAAGGCCGTTGATGGAATATCTGATCCGTCGAGGCGTGACAGAGATTATTCTTGTCAGCAGAGCAGACTGTGCACCGGATCTCAGGGCGTTCATGGATCGTGCCGGACAACAGAAGGTGCGCGTCAGCCACTATAAGGCGGATGCCGGCAATTATCAGCAGATGGAAGAGGTTATTGCCACGATTCATCGCGATTTCAAACCATTGAAAGGCGTGTTTCATCTGGCGGGTGTCATTCAGGATGGTTTGATCGTCAATTTAAGTGACGACGATGTGCAGCGTGTCTTGAGTGCGAAAATGGACAGCGCCCTGATTCTGCATCAATTAACCAAACCAATTCCCCTGGATATGTTTGTCTTGTTTTCATCCTCCGCGTCCGTGCTAGGCGCCAGGGGACAGTCCAATTATGTCGCGGCCAATGGTTTTTTAGATGGACTGGCGCACTGGCGTCGCCGGCGGGGATTACCCGCACTCGCTATTAATTGGGGGCCATTTTGCGCCACCGGCATGACGGAAAGCCTGACCGGCGCGCTGCAACAGCATGGGTTTATCCCGTTAGATCCAGACGCGATTGATGTTCTTGACGTGTTGCTGACCGGTTCATGGGCGCAAATTGCTCCGTGTCCCGTTCACTGGGATATTTATTACAAGCACGTGCCAAGACAAAGGTGGTTGTCTGATCTGGTCAAAAACAGGGAGCCGTCCAGCCAGCATTTTTTAAATGCTCTCTGCGAATTGCCGAACGAAGGGCGTATTCGTGTACTGAACCAGACTTTATGCGCCATTACCGCAGATGTGTTAATTCTGGATAGTATCGAAGACATCCATGTCAACGATGATCTGTTTGCCATGGGTATGGATTCGCTTATGGCTATAGAAATCAGAAATCGCATACATGACAAGCTGCAATGCCCGAACTTAAGCTTATCCATAGAGTATTTTATCCATGATCCCACCATTGACAGGATTGCGAGAAATATTGCCGGGGAATTACAGCAAGTCCTGCAGCCGGCAACAAAAGCGTCTCTTCCGGAAAAATCCCGAGAAGAGGATGTCGCGTTATGCGATTTTCAATACATTTTCTGGGTATTCAACAAACTGGATTACGGGTTCAATATTGGTATGCAATTGCGCTTGCATGGCAAATTGAATCAGGATTACCTGTTTCAGGCGTTCGATGTCGTTGTGCGGCAGCACAGTGCCTTCTGGATAAAATTCAATCCCGAAATACCCGTACAGACATTGCAAAGGCAGGGACAATTTAAAGTCATTTACGAAGACTTGTCTTTAAGCAATGAAGCAGACATTCTGAACATGGAATTTTACAACAACATCATGCGTATTATTCCTTTGTCGCAACAGCCTTTGATACGCGTCTATCTTTATAAAATTAATAATGACTTGCACGAATTGCATCTGGTGATCCCTCATATCATTGTGGATGATGCCTCCTGTGATATGGTATTTAATCAGTTTAAGGAAAGTTACAAGGCATTGACCCACGGTAAAAAACTGTTGCCGGTCCCTGAAAAAAATGTCTATTTTGATTATGTGAAAAATAATAATCGCCATTATGAAAAAAACCTGTCCGATAAAATGGATTTTTGGCAGGCTTATAATAAAGGTTACAGCCTGCTTCATTTTGGAACAGCAAATCATTTGCCGGACGCGGCCAATCAGTCGCAGCATTTGTATCATTACCCTGTTGAGTCGCAATTGATTGAAGCATTTATGGCATGGCATAAAGCTGAAAATATTAATATCAGCACCGGGATAGTCGCAGTATGTCAAATGGTCTTTTACAAGCTAAGCCGGCAAAATAAAATTCCTGTTATTCTCATCCATAGCGGGCGGGAAGGCAGTCAATACAAATCGGTGGTCGGGTTATTTTCAGAATACAAAAGGATCAATATTACCCTTAATAAGCATGACCGGTTTATAGATTTGGTCACGTCTATCGAGGAACAGCTGTTAAAAACGGCGCCCTATCAAAAATGCTCTCATTTTATTAAAGACAGCGGCTTGAAGGGGGCGGGATTATCCTTTGGCCAGTCGCTGGTATTTGCGTTCAACAAACTTTTTTTAACCGGAAAATTTAAAGAGAGTAAATTGCATAAAACCATTATTGACTATTACCTGCGGTATTTGAGCCGTTCCATGTCCAATAAAAAATATATTGCAATCAAGTATCGTCTCAATAAATTATTTCACTTAAATATCCCCTTACAGAAGCCGAACGGTTTACGGATTCTCATTAGTAATACGCCAAGCTTTTTTAGTAAAGAGAGTCACAACAGGCGTTTTGCAGATATTGATTATACTTTTTCCAGTCATTTCGGCTGTATGAATCGTCCTATCGGTAATCGAACCTTATGGATTTATTTTTCAAAAAATCAGTACGGCGACTATCAATTGTCCATCAACGGGCCATTAACGGTCGAGTGCAAGGAGCAGATAGCAAACAGCTTTAACCGGATTGTTGAACAATTTCTGGAGCGCAACGATGGTAAAATCACCGATTTGATCCGATTATCCTGACGAGGAAAATCTGGCGCCACTCTTTAGGCTCTGCGCACAGAATTTTCTTCGCACCATTTATAGTAGCCCGTAAGGAGGCCTGCGGCCGTATTGCGGGTTTGATGTGTCAATTAGCCCCATTTGACGCTGGGAAAATTTTGGTTCACGGCTAGTACTGTTTCCATTTAATTTTGCCAGGTTAACTGTCATTCCCGCGAAGGCGGGAAACCATTTCTGATGTGGCTCAGTGCTTGATTCAGTATGGATCCCCGCCTTCGCGGGGATGACAAAAAGACAAACATTCTGAGCAAGCCAACCAGTCAAAACCAAATGGAAATGGTACTAGCTGACATACCCTATTTTCGAGCCAATAATAATGTGCAGTAACCGTGTCTTTCCTTTTTAGCAGGGAGTAGTGTGAAGCCGATTTCTTCCAGCATGTTTCGGTACTCTGCTTCCGTTTTCATGACATGCGCGTCAAAATCATCGTTAAAAATATGGCGGTATTCGCACGAGAGGCACAAATCATTATTGTCGTCCTTCAGGGTTTCGCATATGGCTACCAGGCCGCCTTTTTTCAAGGCGAGATAAGCCATTCGTAACAGTTTTCTGTTGTGATGCTCATTCCAGTCAAACAGAACCCGCGCAAACAAAATACAATCAAATCCCAAGGGAAAGGAATCGTTTGTAATAAAATTCCCTTCAATGACATCGATCCGGTGACTTAATCCGTGGGATGCTATTTTTTTCCTGGCCATTTCCGCCGATATTGGCAGGTTATAAACGGCGGCTTTTAAATGAGGATGGGCGGATGCAAACGCGCAGGCCATAGTGCCTTCGCCGCCGCCAACGTCCAGGATGTTGGTCACCTTGTTAAAATCGAGGTTATCCAGTATACACTGTGTGGTGATGTCTGCTGTTTTGGTCATCCATTCTTCAAGCCATACTGCTTGTTGCGCCGATTTTGGAGGCCAGGGGGCGGTTGTTTTGATTTTGCCGTAACGCAACACACCGGTTAAATTCTCATTGGCAGTGACTGCCCAGATATTATAAAAAAACTTCATGGCCCACCAACCGTCGCTACGGATGAGTCGCTGGAATTCTTCAGGTAATTGATAAGCCGGTTGATGGTTCTGGTTACTCACTTTTATTAAAAAATGCTCGGAGCAAAGGAGATGCAGCCATTTTTTGGCTCTAATGGGCATCAATGCCAGTTTTTCTATAATCTCTTGTTCAGAGACGCAGGTTTTATGTTCAAATAAATCAAACAAGTTGAGACGAAACATGGCTTCCACCAGTTTAAGACGCGCTCCGTCAGCGATGAGGGAAAAATAATTCGCGTAGAACCTGCTATTGTATTGTTTTTTTTCAGGTGGTGGCGTGATTGCCGTAGATGCGTTTTGATGCTCATCATTACTTTGTTTCGAGAACCATTTT contains these protein-coding regions:
- a CDS encoding methyltransferase; the encoded protein is MTWLKKWFSKQSNDEHQNASTAITPPPEKKQYNSRFYANYFSLIADGARLKLVEAMFRLNLFDLFEHKTCVSEQEIIEKLALMPIRAKKWLHLLCSEHFLIKVSNQNHQPAYQLPEEFQRLIRSDGWWAMKFFYNIWAVTANENLTGVLRYGKIKTTAPWPPKSAQQAVWLEEWMTKTADITTQCILDNLDFNKVTNILDVGGGEGTMACAFASAHPHLKAAVYNLPISAEMARKKIASHGLSHRIDVIEGNFITNDSFPLGFDCILFARVLFDWNEHHNRKLLRMAYLALKKGGLVAICETLKDDNNDLCLSCEYRHIFNDDFDAHVMKTEAEYRNMLEEIGFTLLPAKKERHGYCTLLLARK